The DNA window GCAGCTGCGCCAGCACGAGCAGTCCGAAGACGCGATTTTCCAGCTTGGACCCTACACGTTCAAGCCGGCCATGAAGATGCTGATCACCGACGAGGATCGAAAGATCCGGCTGACGGAAAAGGAAACAAACATCCTGAAATTCCTTTACCGATCGCCTGACGGCGTGGTGGCGCGCGACATGCTTTTGCACGAGGTCTGGGGCTACAATGCCGGTGTGACGACCCACACGCTGGAGACGCACATCTACCGCCTGCGTCAAAAAATCGAACCAGATCCCTCCAACGCGCGTTTGTTGGTGACAGAGTCGGGCGGCTACCGCCTTCTGGCTTGATCTGGGTCAAGGCTGCGCTTTGCGCTGGCCGGTAACAGAATACCCAACCCGCCGCATACGGGCCTAACTCTATGCACCTCCCTGTTGGACTGACCCCGGCCTGGCCGGGGTCTTTTTTTGTCAACTCCGACAGAAGATCTATGTCGCCCGACGCCGGTGCGACGGGAAGACGACCGGCCATCCCCGGGACGCCCGATACCTTACTACTTGTGCTGCGCGATGCGCTGGGTTTTATATCGCCGGGACCCGATACGCCGAACTGACAGGAGCCCCATGTCCTTCACGCTTGCCACCTGGAACATCAACTCGGTCCGCCTGCGCGAGCCGATCGTGCTGAAGCTGTTGCAGGAGGAGGCGCCGGATGTCCTGTGCCTGCAAGAGTGCAAGTCGCCGGTCGAGAAGATCCCTTTGGAGGGGTTCGCGGCGCTGGGCTACAGCCACATGATCGCGCGGGGGCAGAAGGGGTATAACGGCGTCGCGATCCTGTCGAAGCTGCCGATCAGGGATGTGGGCGACAAGGATTTCGCGTCGCTGGGACATGCGCGGCACGTGGCGGGCGAGTTGGAGAACGGCGTGGTGATCCATAACTTCTATGTTCCTGCGGGCGGCGACGTGCCGGACCGCGAGGTGAACGTGAAGTTCGGGCAGAAGCTGGATTACCTGACCGAGATGCGCGATTGGTTCCGCGAGGACAAGCCCGGAAAATCCATTCTTGTAGGTGACCTAAACATCGCCCCGCGCGAGGACGATGTCTGGAGCCACAAGCAGCTTCTGAAAGTGGTCAGCCATACGCCTGTCGAAGTGGAACATATGGGCGATGCGCAGGAGGCCGGGAACTGGACCGATGTCACCCGTGCCGACATTCCGGAAGGGCAGCTTTACAGCTGGTGGTCCTACCGAGCCAAGGACTGGGATGCGGCGGACAAGGGCCGGCGGCTGGATCACATCTGGGCCAGTGACGACATCAAGTCCGCAGCGCATTCCAGCCGTATTCTGAGGGCTGCGAGAGGCTGGGAAAAGCCTTCGGACCATGCGCCGGTCTTTGCGACCTTTGACCTTTAAGCGGACAATGATGAGATCATGTTCACCGCGCTGTCGCAGGCCGAGGAGGTGGACGGGGCGATCCAATCCTTTGCACGGCAGGGCTATGGGGATTCGCTCCACCCGATAGTGGTTAACGTGACCGACCTGGCCGAAAAGTTGCGGCAGATGCAGGCCGCGACAGGGATGGGCCGCCTGCGCCTGGAACATATCCATGACTATGAGGCGCTGGGCGTTGGCTTGCGTGGTGGCGCGGTGGGTCGGGACGTTGATGCTGGTGATGGTGGCGACGGATGCGGCGCCGGGCGCTATCGTGCTGTTTGCAGAGGATGAATTCGTAACCAGGCTGCCCGATGGCGCGGCGGTGGTTGGCGGCGGCGAGGCCCGGGTGGCGGTGCGGGCCGACGTGCCGAGGCTTGGATTGGCGCCTTATCGGGCCGGGGGGCGGGTGGTTCTGCCCGCCGGATTGACGGGGTGTTTGCCGCGGCCCGAGGGCCCGAGTTAATCGATTCGACGGCCCGGAATGCGACGTCGGTATCGGGTCGGTATTCGGGTGGCATCGCGTCGGTGGCATTTTTCGTCCCGGACCAAGCCCCGGTTCATGACCCCGCCGCGCGCACAGGTAACGTCGGCAACGGTGCCGCCCC is part of the Roseovarius sp. THAF9 genome and encodes:
- a CDS encoding exodeoxyribonuclease III, coding for MSFTLATWNINSVRLREPIVLKLLQEEAPDVLCLQECKSPVEKIPLEGFAALGYSHMIARGQKGYNGVAILSKLPIRDVGDKDFASLGHARHVAGELENGVVIHNFYVPAGGDVPDREVNVKFGQKLDYLTEMRDWFREDKPGKSILVGDLNIAPREDDVWSHKQLLKVVSHTPVEVEHMGDAQEAGNWTDVTRADIPEGQLYSWWSYRAKDWDAADKGRRLDHIWASDDIKSAAHSSRILRAARGWEKPSDHAPVFATFDL